The following are from one region of the Vibrio rarus genome:
- the rplJ gene encoding 50S ribosomal protein L10, giving the protein MALNLQDKKAIVAEVNEAASGALSAVVADSRGVQVGAMTSLRKQAREAGVYMRVVRNTLARRAMQGTDYECLTDTFTGPTLIAFSNEHPGAAARLFKDFAKENKDFEIKAAAFEGAVTDADLLATLPTYDEAIARLMMCMKEASAGKLVRTIAALRDQKEEAAA; this is encoded by the coding sequence CTTCAAGACAAAAAAGCAATTGTTGCTGAAGTCAACGAAGCTGCCAGTGGTGCACTTTCTGCAGTTGTAGCTGATTCTCGTGGCGTTCAAGTTGGCGCAATGACTTCTCTACGTAAACAAGCTCGCGAAGCGGGTGTTTACATGAGAGTTGTGCGTAACACACTAGCACGCCGTGCAATGCAAGGTACTGACTACGAGTGTCTTACTGACACTTTCACTGGTCCTACTCTAATTGCATTCTCTAACGAGCACCCAGGTGCTGCAGCGCGTCTTTTTAAAGACTTCGCTAAAGAGAACAAAGATTTCGAGATCAAAGCTGCTGCATTTGAAGGCGCGGTTACTGACGCAGATCTACTAGCGACACTACCAACTTACGACGAAGCTATCGCACGCCTAATGATGTGCATGAAAGAAGCTTCAGCAGGCAAGCTGGTACGTACTATCGCTGCACTACGCGATCAAAAAGAAGAAGCAGCGGCTTAA
- the rplL gene encoding 50S ribosomal protein L7/L12 produces the protein MSITNEQILDAVAEMSVMQVVELIEAMEEKFGVSAAAAVVAGGAAGGDAAEEQTEFDVILTAVGGNKVSVIKAVRGATGLGLKEAKGLVDGAPAPLKEAVSKEEAEALKATLEEAGASVEVK, from the coding sequence ATGTCTATTACTAACGAGCAAATCCTAGACGCAGTTGCAGAAATGTCTGTAATGCAAGTTGTTGAGCTTATCGAAGCTATGGAAGAGAAATTCGGCGTATCTGCAGCTGCTGCTGTAGTTGCTGGTGGCGCAGCTGGCGGTGACGCTGCTGAAGAACAAACTGAATTCGACGTAATCCTAACTGCAGTTGGCGGAAACAAAGTTTCTGTAATCAAAGCAGTACGTGGCGCTACAGGTCTTGGCCTGAAAGAAGCTAAAGGTCTAGTTGACGGTGCACCTGCACCGCTTAAAGAAGCTGTTTCTAAAGAAGAAGCAGAAGCTCTTAAAGCTACTCTAGAAGAAGCTGGTGCTTCTGTTGAAGTTAAGTAA